The Chryseobacterium indicum genome contains a region encoding:
- a CDS encoding lantibiotic dehydratase family protein, producing the protein MSRFPYHFFDEFVVRTPLFSCRNFQETISKYQISENKIREICSDPIFKEALYLASPHLHLEVIKWLNSEREPVSKDFEKLKNTILKYYSRMSTRCTPFGLFSSVGLGKFSEELMSFNKDDDNESADALIRDTKLDMHFLVSLAQYFEKSPEIRNRLSFYPNNSVYKVGNKIRYIEYQYTSGKREYITSSAPLSEELGQIINFSRQGKTIQQIAEILIGEEIKNSPTSQKQITKEEAEEFIEELIDNQVLVSELEPNVSGDDFFDTILSVLHKINAEHEVQILTSIKKKLEELDRTIGNPISIYTEIEELIRSFTIDYEQKYLFQADLYHGAEFTLPPIWKKELKKGICFLNKITLPQKETHLEQFKKAFFERFETQEVPLLNALDTEIGVGYVQNNSAKGIHPYLEDLKFQGSGKKQDLQLTLNSIHRILNEKLQEALLEQQYKIELSDNDFKDLEEENLDDLPATISFMAEIFSEGDQEKMILNGSTGKSAANLLGRFCTEKSEVRDLTKNIAKKEEALYKDYIPAEIIHLPEARIGNIVRRPTLREYEIPFLAQSVLSADHQISVEDLFISVKNNRIVLRSGKLNKEVKPYLTNAHNYYNNTLPVYHFLSDLQSQDIRSGLYFNWGGLEHIYKFLPRVEYNNIILSKAQWKITEKDLAFLSEKHLSNDQIISKLKDWRLKRKIPLWIQLVKSDNTLSINLENDDMVTVFLQTVKTEKTVVIEEFLYNQYDDYRREFIFPMYKVK; encoded by the coding sequence ATGTCCCGGTTCCCTTATCACTTTTTTGACGAGTTCGTTGTTCGTACTCCTTTATTTTCATGCAGAAATTTTCAGGAAACAATCAGTAAATATCAAATTTCAGAAAATAAGATCAGAGAAATTTGTTCTGATCCCATATTTAAGGAAGCACTTTATCTGGCTTCACCCCATCTTCATCTTGAAGTCATAAAATGGCTCAATTCTGAAAGAGAACCTGTATCAAAAGACTTTGAAAAATTAAAAAACACAATACTAAAATATTACAGCCGGATGAGTACACGCTGTACGCCGTTCGGTTTGTTTTCCTCAGTAGGCTTAGGAAAGTTTTCAGAAGAATTAATGTCTTTTAATAAAGATGATGATAATGAATCAGCAGATGCCCTGATCCGCGATACCAAGCTGGATATGCATTTCCTTGTTTCGCTTGCTCAATATTTTGAAAAAAGCCCGGAGATAAGAAACAGGCTTTCGTTTTATCCTAACAACAGTGTTTATAAGGTAGGCAATAAAATCCGCTATATAGAATATCAGTACACGTCGGGAAAAAGAGAATATATCACTTCCTCTGCTCCGCTTTCTGAAGAACTGGGGCAAATAATAAATTTTTCCAGACAGGGAAAAACGATACAGCAGATTGCAGAAATATTAATTGGCGAAGAGATCAAGAATTCGCCGACCTCTCAGAAGCAAATAACAAAAGAAGAAGCTGAAGAATTTATTGAAGAACTTATCGATAATCAGGTTCTTGTAAGTGAATTAGAGCCGAATGTTTCCGGAGATGATTTCTTCGACACTATCCTTTCTGTTCTGCATAAAATAAATGCAGAACATGAAGTACAGATTTTAACATCAATTAAAAAAAAGCTTGAAGAGCTGGATCGTACTATAGGAAATCCCATTTCTATTTATACAGAAATTGAAGAACTGATCCGTTCTTTTACAATAGACTATGAGCAGAAATATTTGTTTCAGGCAGATCTCTATCATGGAGCTGAGTTTACATTACCACCAATCTGGAAAAAAGAATTAAAAAAAGGGATCTGCTTTCTGAATAAAATAACGTTACCACAAAAAGAAACTCATCTTGAGCAATTTAAAAAAGCATTTTTTGAAAGGTTTGAAACTCAGGAAGTCCCTTTGTTAAATGCTCTTGATACTGAGATTGGAGTCGGATACGTTCAAAATAATTCGGCAAAGGGAATTCATCCTTATCTGGAAGACTTGAAGTTTCAGGGTTCCGGAAAAAAACAGGATTTACAGTTGACACTTAATTCTATTCACAGAATTCTAAATGAAAAACTGCAGGAAGCTTTATTAGAACAACAATATAAAATTGAACTTTCAGATAACGATTTCAAAGACCTCGAAGAGGAAAACTTGGATGATCTTCCGGCAACAATTTCTTTTATGGCTGAAATTTTTTCAGAAGGAGATCAGGAAAAAATGATACTGAACGGCAGTACTGGAAAAAGTGCAGCCAACCTTTTAGGAAGATTCTGTACAGAAAAATCGGAAGTAAGAGATTTAACAAAAAATATTGCTAAGAAAGAAGAAGCGTTGTATAAAGATTATATTCCTGCAGAAATTATTCATCTTCCGGAAGCAAGAATAGGAAATATTGTAAGAAGACCCACTTTAAGGGAATATGAAATTCCTTTTCTTGCACAATCGGTTTTATCTGCTGACCATCAGATTTCGGTAGAAGATCTTTTTATTTCTGTAAAAAATAACAGGATCGTTTTACGTTCAGGGAAATTGAATAAAGAGGTTAAACCCTATCTCACTAATGCCCACAATTACTATAACAATACTTTACCGGTATATCATTTTTTATCTGATCTCCAGTCTCAGGACATTAGATCCGGACTGTACTTTAATTGGGGTGGATTGGAACATATCTATAAATTTCTCCCACGAGTTGAATACAACAATATCATTCTTTCAAAAGCACAATGGAAAATCACAGAAAAAGATCTTGCTTTTTTATCTGAAAAACACCTAAGCAACGATCAGATTATTTCGAAATTGAAAGACTGGAGATTAAAACGAAAAATTCCACTATGGATTCAATTGGTAAAATCTGACAATACCTTATCTATTAATTTGGAAAACGATGATATGGTAACTGTTTTTTTACAAACGGTAAAAACAGAAAAGACGGTTGTTATTGAAGAATTTTTATATAATCAGTATGATGATTACAGGCGGGAATTCATCTTTCCCATGTATAAAGTAAAATAA
- a CDS encoding site-specific integrase: MNTSLVLTLDMRRTKKDGTYPVIIRISHYNRSTSFTTGVSVLEKDWDFDKKIIRKTYTGTSSVTRLNNFLNKQRIKAMDIVNRLKEEDKLRFMSITQLKEQLTQSDKVHSFFSFAEKLIAEMKKQERFGNATSYQTTINSLKEFTGNKDLYFEELNYDFLMKYHTDFLGKEKRTGKKQIQKLQNKKAKRIGEKVVKEEEISKKNSLNGLAVYMRTIRAIFNQAIKSGIADKNLYPFDKYKIKSEPTKKRALEMDDIRKILQMNISPDDKLFHTRNYFIASYLMCGMSFIDMAFLTIEKLEKSRVHYRRKKTSKLYDFVISKQLKQILDYYIKGKGKMDFVFPMIKPGGLEKQYKDVGEARKKYNINLKILAEQCGIDFNLTSYVSRHSFATQAVLKNVPLQAVSQMLGHSSITTTQIYLKSLPNNIMDEYLQRMEIK; this comes from the coding sequence ATGAATACTTCTCTTGTTCTTACGCTTGATATGCGAAGAACTAAAAAAGACGGCACCTATCCGGTTATTATCAGAATCAGTCATTACAATCGTTCAACTTCCTTTACCACAGGAGTTTCAGTTTTGGAAAAGGATTGGGATTTCGACAAAAAAATAATCCGTAAAACATATACAGGAACTTCATCTGTAACCAGACTTAATAATTTTCTGAATAAGCAGAGAATTAAAGCAATGGATATTGTCAACCGACTCAAAGAAGAAGATAAACTTCGATTTATGAGTATTACCCAACTCAAAGAACAATTAACCCAGTCCGATAAAGTTCATTCCTTTTTCAGTTTTGCTGAAAAGCTTATAGCAGAAATGAAAAAACAGGAACGTTTTGGAAATGCTACCTCTTACCAAACCACGATCAATTCCCTTAAAGAATTTACAGGAAATAAAGATTTGTACTTTGAGGAGCTCAACTATGACTTTTTGATGAAATATCATACCGATTTTCTCGGTAAAGAAAAACGTACAGGAAAAAAGCAGATTCAAAAATTGCAAAATAAAAAAGCAAAGAGAATAGGAGAGAAGGTAGTGAAGGAAGAAGAAATTTCTAAAAAGAATAGTCTTAACGGACTGGCTGTTTATATGAGAACGATTCGGGCTATTTTTAACCAAGCCATCAAGTCAGGCATTGCAGATAAAAATCTTTATCCTTTTGACAAATATAAGATCAAATCCGAACCTACCAAAAAAAGAGCTTTAGAAATGGATGACATTAGAAAAATTCTTCAGATGAATATTTCTCCTGACGATAAACTGTTTCATACCCGGAATTATTTCATTGCTTCTTATCTAATGTGTGGGATGTCGTTTATAGATATGGCTTTTCTTACCATTGAAAAATTAGAAAAAAGCAGAGTGCATTATAGAAGAAAGAAAACCTCCAAACTCTATGATTTTGTAATTTCTAAACAGTTAAAGCAAATTCTTGACTACTATATCAAAGGTAAAGGCAAGATGGATTTTGTATTTCCTATGATAAAGCCTGGTGGACTGGAGAAACAGTACAAGGATGTGGGAGAGGCAAGAAAGAAGTATAATATCAATCTGAAAATTCTTGCCGAACAATGCGGGATAGATTTTAATCTTACCTCATATGTTTCGAGACATAGTTTTGCTACACAGGCAGTATTGAAAAATGTTCCCCTACAAGCGGTATCACAAATGCTCGGACACAGCAGCATTACTACCACCCAAATCTATCTGAAGTCCCTTCCCAACAATATTATGGATGAATATTTGCAAAGGATGGAGATTAAATAG
- a CDS encoding thiopeptide-type bacteriocin biosynthesis protein produces the protein MMKRKFAPGSEWLYLKIYTGIKTADHVLEESIAPLVKYFQKENCISKWFFIRYNDPKPHLRVRFMLTDIQNYTEVLKSINASLQNFTDSGEISNIIIDTYNREIERYGENMIDDTETFFYKNSELTIQCLPYDDEEKIIVSLFLIDQMLNKLNLSVQEKLKWIKDFNDAFKREFNADKKLNSQLDKKYREFKPKYLDFLSSDEFSEERSAFLSHIEENNAALQNVLCHNENQSLRISLRNFFQSIFHMNINRLFVSNQRLFEMIIYDYLVRYYKSETFYNLHQTS, from the coding sequence ATGATGAAAAGAAAATTTGCTCCGGGAAGCGAATGGTTATATCTTAAAATTTATACCGGAATAAAAACGGCAGATCATGTTTTAGAAGAGTCAATAGCGCCCTTGGTAAAGTATTTTCAGAAAGAAAATTGTATTTCCAAATGGTTTTTCATCCGTTACAATGATCCCAAACCTCACCTGAGAGTAAGGTTTATGCTGACTGATATCCAAAACTACACTGAAGTTTTAAAAAGCATTAACGCTTCTCTTCAAAATTTTACAGATAGTGGTGAAATTTCAAATATTATAATAGATACGTATAACCGTGAAATTGAACGTTATGGAGAAAATATGATAGATGATACTGAAACTTTCTTTTACAAAAACAGTGAGCTTACCATTCAATGTCTACCCTATGACGATGAGGAAAAGATTATTGTCAGCCTTTTTTTGATTGATCAGATGCTTAATAAATTAAATCTTTCAGTTCAGGAAAAGTTAAAATGGATAAAAGATTTCAATGATGCTTTTAAAAGAGAATTCAATGCCGATAAAAAACTTAATTCTCAATTGGATAAAAAGTACAGGGAGTTTAAACCCAAATATTTGGATTTCTTGAGTTCAGACGAATTTTCGGAAGAGAGGAGTGCTTTTTTATCTCATATTGAAGAAAACAATGCGGCTTTACAAAATGTACTTTGTCACAATGAAAATCAATCTTTGAGAATTTCTTTGAGGAACTTCTTTCAAAGCATATTCCACATGAATATCAACAGGCTTTTTGTTTCCAATCAACGATTGTTTGAGATGATAATTTATGATTATTTGGTGAGATATTATAAATCAGAAACCTTTTACAATCTTCATCAAACATCATAA